A region from the Desulfonatronum thioautotrophicum genome encodes:
- a CDS encoding radical SAM protein, translated as MKNNTEVAPRMVFADQRGRIFDHPSLGMVCRSGWTFRQPEPEELVPLPKECEFFLLPGRRALGWDADRGKVTAVEQTAVAAFVSPGFTLNAVCAYETDTGAPTLPLFAYAAVGFARGRFWVCATQVDTDPRQRFDNVAPQRIQAGARQWLKSFPKNRLVRHLADCALVSSCPAARNLALGRYEAPLPTSRTCNARCVGCLSLQSPDSGFPSTQNRIRFRPTVREIVEIMDRHVQREPRPIFSFGQGCEGEPLTEADLIARSVQAYRASGGKGTVNLNTNASLPETIPDLAKAGLTSIRVSLNSARDEIYVRYHRPQGFGFKAVQESVRAAKRSGLFVSLNYLFFPGISDRPEDVAALSELVNAEGVDYIQLRNMNLDPELYLQLYADARESEASPGTGLQGMIRELHRHAPQLRFGYFNPYLG; from the coding sequence ATGAAAAACAATACGGAAGTTGCTCCCCGGATGGTTTTTGCCGACCAGCGCGGACGCATCTTCGATCACCCGTCGCTGGGCATGGTTTGTCGCAGCGGCTGGACGTTTCGCCAACCGGAACCCGAGGAACTGGTCCCCTTGCCCAAGGAATGTGAATTTTTCCTCCTTCCGGGGCGACGAGCCCTGGGCTGGGATGCAGATAGGGGAAAAGTGACCGCTGTGGAGCAGACAGCGGTGGCGGCGTTTGTCAGTCCCGGATTCACCCTGAACGCGGTTTGTGCCTACGAAACCGACACCGGGGCGCCGACCCTGCCGCTTTTCGCGTATGCCGCGGTTGGTTTTGCCCGGGGCCGGTTCTGGGTTTGCGCCACTCAGGTCGATACGGATCCCCGGCAACGCTTTGACAACGTTGCCCCGCAACGGATTCAAGCCGGTGCCCGGCAGTGGTTGAAATCGTTTCCCAAAAATCGGCTGGTCCGGCATCTGGCGGATTGTGCGTTGGTTTCTTCCTGTCCAGCTGCCCGCAACCTGGCTCTGGGCCGATATGAAGCTCCCCTGCCCACCTCGCGGACGTGCAATGCTCGTTGTGTCGGATGTCTCTCGCTGCAATCTCCGGACTCGGGTTTTCCTTCAACCCAGAACCGGATCCGGTTTCGCCCGACGGTTCGGGAGATTGTGGAGATTATGGATCGCCATGTGCAGCGGGAGCCGCGGCCGATTTTTTCCTTTGGGCAGGGATGTGAAGGCGAGCCGTTGACCGAGGCGGATTTGATCGCCCGGTCGGTGCAGGCCTATCGGGCTTCGGGGGGGAAGGGCACCGTGAACCTGAACACCAATGCCAGCCTGCCGGAGACGATTCCGGATTTGGCCAAGGCCGGACTGACCTCCATCCGGGTCAGCCTGAATAGCGCCCGGGATGAGATTTATGTCCGGTACCATCGCCCCCAAGGGTTCGGTTTCAAGGCGGTGCAGGAAAGTGTCCGCGCGGCCAAGCGTAGCGGGTTGTTCGTTTCCCTGAACTACCTCTTTTTCCCAGGCATCAGTGATCGGCCGGAGGATGTCGCGGCGTTGAGCGAGCTGGTCAACGCTGAAGGCGTTGATTACATTCAACTTCGCAACATGAATCTTGATCCGGAGCTTTACTTGCAACTGTATGCAGATGCAAGGGAATCCGAAGCAAGCCCTGGGACGGGTTTGCAAGGGATGATCCGGGAATTGCACCGGCACGCACCGCAACTGCGTTTTGGCTATTTCAATCCCTATTTGGGGTGA
- a CDS encoding glutamine synthetase family protein, which yields MTDSPVFNCKNADDVMKAVREYNVSFVQFWFVDVIGTLKSFQITISELEGAFEEGMGFDGSSILGFARIHESDMVAIPDPSTFQLVPWRPMDRPVARMFCDIKNPDGTPYVADSRYVLKRILSKAAEKGYTFYVGPELEFFLFDSAHEPSIIDQGGYFDAPPLDLGNDVRRDIIFALNRMGITVEYSHHEVAPSQHEIDLRYAEALQMADIAVTYKVVCKEIARKHGCYCSFMPKPIFGQNGSGMHTHQSLFKNGRNIFYDANDKHFLSAECKSYIAGLLKHAPEFCAVTNQWVNSYKRLVPGYEAPVYLAWARRNRSSLVRVPLYKPGKEVATRVELRSPDPACNPYLAFAVMLAAGLKGMEEGYKLPEPVEEDIFEMSATERSQHHIDALPGSLGEAVAVLEQSALLKEALGEHIFTKFIENKKKEWDEYRIQVTQYEIDRYLPFL from the coding sequence ATGACTGATTCACCCGTATTCAACTGCAAGAACGCCGACGACGTGATGAAGGCGGTGCGCGAGTACAATGTCAGCTTTGTCCAATTCTGGTTTGTGGACGTCATTGGGACGCTCAAGAGTTTTCAGATTACCATCAGTGAACTGGAAGGAGCTTTCGAGGAAGGCATGGGGTTCGACGGCTCGTCGATTCTCGGCTTTGCCCGCATCCATGAAAGCGATATGGTCGCCATCCCCGACCCAAGCACGTTTCAGCTCGTGCCCTGGCGGCCCATGGACCGTCCGGTGGCCCGCATGTTCTGCGATATCAAGAACCCGGACGGCACCCCCTACGTGGCGGACAGCCGGTATGTCTTAAAACGCATCCTGAGCAAGGCCGCGGAAAAGGGCTACACGTTCTACGTCGGTCCGGAACTGGAGTTTTTCCTGTTTGATTCCGCACATGAACCGAGCATCATCGACCAGGGTGGATACTTTGACGCTCCTCCGCTGGATCTGGGCAATGACGTCCGCCGGGACATTATTTTCGCTTTGAACCGGATGGGGATCACCGTGGAGTACAGCCATCACGAGGTCGCCCCGAGCCAGCATGAAATCGATCTGCGCTATGCCGAAGCCCTGCAGATGGCCGACATTGCCGTAACCTACAAGGTCGTGTGCAAGGAGATCGCCCGCAAACATGGTTGCTACTGCTCCTTCATGCCCAAGCCCATCTTTGGACAGAACGGCAGCGGCATGCATACCCACCAGTCCCTGTTCAAGAACGGCAGAAACATTTTCTACGACGCCAACGACAAACACTTTCTCAGCGCCGAGTGCAAGAGCTACATTGCCGGCCTGCTCAAACACGCCCCGGAATTCTGCGCGGTCACCAATCAATGGGTGAATTCCTACAAACGCCTGGTTCCGGGCTACGAGGCCCCGGTTTATCTGGCCTGGGCCCGCCGGAACCGCTCATCTCTGGTCCGAGTGCCCTTGTACAAGCCCGGCAAAGAGGTGGCCACCCGCGTTGAATTGCGCTCCCCGGACCCTGCCTGCAACCCATATCTGGCCTTCGCCGTCATGCTCGCGGCCGGCCTCAAGGGCATGGAGGAAGGCTACAAACTACCGGAGCCGGTGGAAGAGGACATCTTTGAAATGTCCGCAACCGAACGCTCCCAGCATCACATTGACGCCTTGCCGGGCAGTCTCGGTGAGGCCGTGGCGGTCCTGGAGCAGAGCGCCCTGCTCAAGGAGGCCTTGGGCGAGCACATTTTTACAAAGTTCATCGAAAACAAGAAAAAAGAGTGGGACGAGTACCGGATCCAGGTCACCCAGTATGAAATCGACCGCTATCTCCCGTTCCTCTAG
- a CDS encoding HAD-IA family hydrolase: MTGMKPKAAIFDLGGVLTSTDHLHAKAWEQILNPFLERIAEKEGSPFRPFDPQGDYRNHLERRPAFEGLLSFFKSRNIEPPYGRPDDSPETQSIHGLCHRKNDLFLELLNTHGPKIIDTSIALLKSLKEDGFRIGITSSSLNCDCILRLAGLEGLYDVRMDEEMIQQQNLRDKPQPDMLLAAAKAMDCYPGECLVVDDALPGVQAGRAGNFGMVIGLARNGAGETLRQFGADQVLSDLSETCPAEIREWFENTLPQDDWKLAYVGLDRGDEKLRETLTTVGNGYIGVRGCFEGERASYYHYPGTYMAGIFNRVPSIVHDKEIFNNDFVNCPNWLPVEFKIGNSKFLSPLQMELLSYKQELDLRRGVLQRTMICRDVHGLITRIQSRRLASMAEPHLCALRYELTPINYSAPITMRVSLDGNVENAGVPRYSQLTSKHLELMHSNRTSDGVALRVKTTGSGYQIHMEAQNRLLEEDKPVSPERTVFKNEAEIGEELRFHAHENRTYALEKIVAVYTSLDGVQDLDSAASGLIKKQASFAKILATHERAWAALWDKADIRILGDRFTQRTTRLHIYHLLATASPHNRRLYTGMPARGLHGEAYRGHIFWDEIYILPFFDLHFPEISRSLLLYRYHRLDGAREYARQYGYKGAMYPWQTADGGDEETQEIHYNPASKSWDPDLSRRQRHVSIAIFANVWRFVNWSKDERFLRDHGAEMLLEIARFWADIAKFNPETGRYHIEGVMGPDEFHEKLPGAEEPGLKDNAYTNVMVVWLLERALELVERLPAATMKKLRDQIGFLPTETEKWRDMIHKLNVLLSPEGIIHQFDGYMDLKELDWDAYRRRYYDIHRMDRILKAEGDNPDHYKVAKQADVLMMYYLLDPEEIAHILRELGHEVDDPLELLQKNYDFYEPRTSHGSTLSKVVHAVVSYFIHSDAGTWRWFVEAMKSDVYDTQGGTTKEGIHTGVMAATLDIILRCFAGLQLTGEHPVIQPRLPEHWQKLSFRFQLQKTWYDVELEHGRARLSITGREGEERAVTLDDKTFHLLPGRCTEAKFPDDPMPMDWRISV; the protein is encoded by the coding sequence ATGACCGGAATGAAACCCAAGGCCGCCATTTTTGACCTCGGTGGCGTACTGACCAGCACCGACCATCTGCATGCCAAGGCCTGGGAGCAAATACTGAACCCATTCCTGGAGCGGATCGCGGAAAAAGAAGGCAGTCCGTTCCGGCCTTTTGACCCTCAAGGCGACTATCGCAACCACCTGGAGCGCCGCCCGGCTTTTGAAGGGCTCCTCAGCTTTTTCAAGTCCAGAAACATTGAGCCGCCCTATGGGCGCCCGGATGATTCGCCGGAAACCCAATCCATCCATGGGTTGTGTCATCGCAAGAATGACCTGTTTCTGGAACTACTGAACACCCATGGGCCGAAAATTATCGACACGTCCATCGCACTGCTGAAGTCCTTGAAAGAGGACGGCTTCCGTATTGGCATTACCTCCTCGAGCCTGAACTGCGACTGCATCTTGCGGCTTGCCGGCCTGGAGGGACTTTATGACGTGCGCATGGATGAGGAAATGATTCAACAGCAAAACCTCCGTGACAAGCCGCAGCCGGACATGCTCTTGGCCGCGGCCAAAGCCATGGACTGCTACCCGGGAGAATGCCTGGTGGTGGACGACGCCCTTCCTGGAGTCCAGGCCGGACGCGCCGGCAACTTCGGAATGGTCATCGGCCTGGCCCGCAACGGCGCGGGGGAAACGTTGCGTCAGTTTGGTGCGGACCAGGTGCTCAGTGACCTTTCCGAAACGTGTCCCGCGGAAATCCGGGAATGGTTCGAGAACACCCTGCCCCAGGACGACTGGAAACTTGCCTATGTTGGCCTGGACCGCGGTGACGAGAAACTGCGGGAGACCCTGACCACCGTGGGCAACGGCTATATCGGCGTTCGAGGCTGTTTTGAAGGAGAACGGGCCTCCTACTACCATTACCCCGGAACCTACATGGCCGGCATCTTCAACCGCGTTCCGAGTATCGTCCACGACAAAGAGATCTTCAACAACGATTTTGTCAACTGCCCCAACTGGCTCCCGGTGGAGTTCAAAATCGGCAACAGCAAGTTCCTGAGTCCGCTGCAGATGGAGCTGCTCAGTTACAAGCAGGAACTGGACCTGCGCCGGGGTGTGCTCCAGCGAACCATGATCTGCCGGGACGTCCACGGTCTGATCACCCGGATACAGTCACGGCGTCTTGCCAGCATGGCCGAGCCCCACCTCTGTGCCTTGCGCTACGAGTTGACGCCCATCAACTATTCTGCGCCCATCACCATGCGGGTCAGTCTGGACGGCAACGTGGAAAACGCCGGTGTCCCCCGTTACTCCCAACTCACCTCCAAGCACCTGGAGCTGATGCATTCCAACCGGACCTCCGATGGTGTGGCCCTGCGGGTCAAGACCACCGGATCCGGCTACCAGATCCACATGGAGGCCCAAAATCGGTTGCTGGAGGAAGACAAGCCGGTGTCCCCGGAACGCACCGTCTTCAAGAATGAAGCGGAAATTGGCGAGGAGCTGCGCTTTCATGCCCATGAGAACCGCACCTATGCCTTGGAAAAAATCGTTGCGGTCTACACCTCCCTCGACGGAGTTCAGGATCTGGACAGCGCCGCCTCCGGGCTGATCAAGAAACAGGCTTCCTTTGCCAAGATCCTGGCAACCCATGAGCGGGCCTGGGCCGCCTTGTGGGACAAGGCGGACATCCGCATCCTGGGCGATCGATTTACCCAGCGGACCACCCGTCTGCACATCTACCACCTCCTGGCCACGGCCTCTCCCCACAACCGCCGCCTGTATACGGGAATGCCCGCCCGAGGACTGCACGGTGAGGCATACCGCGGCCACATTTTCTGGGACGAAATCTACATTCTGCCGTTTTTCGACCTCCACTTTCCGGAGATTTCCCGCTCCCTGCTGCTTTACCGCTACCACCGGCTGGACGGAGCCCGGGAGTATGCCCGCCAGTATGGCTACAAGGGAGCCATGTATCCCTGGCAGACAGCTGACGGTGGTGATGAGGAAACACAGGAAATCCATTACAACCCGGCCAGCAAGTCCTGGGATCCGGATCTCAGCCGAAGGCAGCGCCACGTCTCCATCGCCATATTCGCCAATGTCTGGCGCTTCGTGAATTGGTCCAAGGACGAACGCTTTCTGCGGGACCACGGGGCGGAAATGCTTCTGGAGATTGCCCGGTTCTGGGCGGACATCGCCAAATTCAATCCGGAGACCGGCCGTTACCACATTGAAGGCGTGATGGGACCGGACGAGTTCCATGAGAAACTCCCCGGCGCCGAAGAACCCGGTTTGAAAGACAACGCCTACACCAATGTCATGGTCGTCTGGCTGCTGGAGCGGGCCCTGGAACTTGTCGAGCGCTTGCCGGCCGCAACCATGAAAAAACTGCGCGATCAGATCGGTTTTCTTCCCACGGAAACAGAAAAATGGCGAGACATGATCCACAAGCTGAACGTTCTGCTGTCTCCGGAGGGAATCATTCACCAATTCGACGGGTACATGGATCTCAAGGAACTGGACTGGGACGCCTACCGTCGCCGCTATTACGACATCCACCGTATGGACCGCATCCTCAAGGCCGAAGGGGACAACCCGGATCATTACAAGGTGGCCAAGCAGGCCGACGTTTTGATGATGTACTACCTCCTGGATCCTGAGGAGATTGCGCATATTCTGCGGGAACTCGGACACGAGGTCGACGATCCCCTGGAACTGCTGCAAAAAAACTACGACTTCTACGAACCGCGAACCAGCCATGGATCGACACTGAGCAAGGTGGTCCATGCCGTGGTCTCCTACTTCATCCATTCCGACGCCGGTACGTGGCGCTGGTTCGTCGAGGCGATGAAAAGCGATGTTTACGACACCCAGGGCGGCACCACCAAGGAAGGCATTCATACCGGGGTGATGGCCGCAACCCTGGATATCATTCTGCGCTGCTTCGCCGGTCTGCAGCTGACCGGCGAGCATCCAGTCATCCAGCCGCGGCTCCCGGAACATTGGCAGAAACTGTCTTTTCGATTCCAGCTCCAAAAAACCTGGTACGATGTCGAACTGGAGCATGGCCGGGCCAGACTGTCGATAACTGGACGTGAAGGAGAAGAACGAGCCGTCACCCTGGACGACAAGACCTTTCACCTGCTTCCGGGACGATGCACGGAAGCCAAGTTCCCGGATGACCCAATGCCCATGGACTGGAGGATCTCGGTATGA
- a CDS encoding shikimate kinase, producing the protein MSRFIRKTVGVANSDAVRIHQHGQHEAETFAGRETNIFLVGLRASGKSTLGRLLAQRLEMRFVDTDELVVERAGQSIDALVLANGWEDFRRLESEALRDVCAQSGQVVATGGGIVLDSENQHLIQRSGITFYLMAEIPTLLSRLTAAAETPHRPALSTLPPREELIQSNAQRGPIYMNLANHILRTEDSLESTLQDALIKLGIQ; encoded by the coding sequence ATGAGCCGTTTCATTCGCAAAACCGTCGGCGTGGCCAACTCCGACGCTGTCAGGATCCACCAGCATGGCCAACACGAGGCTGAGACATTCGCGGGACGGGAAACCAATATTTTTCTGGTGGGATTACGGGCCAGCGGCAAAAGCACGCTTGGCCGACTCCTGGCCCAACGTCTGGAGATGCGCTTCGTGGACACCGATGAGCTGGTGGTTGAACGCGCCGGGCAGAGCATCGACGCCCTTGTTCTGGCCAATGGCTGGGAGGACTTTCGAAGACTGGAATCCGAAGCCCTGCGCGACGTCTGTGCTCAGAGCGGCCAAGTGGTGGCCACGGGCGGCGGCATTGTTCTTGATTCGGAAAACCAGCATCTAATCCAACGCTCTGGAATCACTTTCTATCTGATGGCTGAAATCCCCACACTGCTCTCCCGTCTGACTGCCGCGGCGGAAACGCCTCACCGCCCTGCCCTCTCCACCCTGCCACCCAGGGAGGAATTGATCCAAAGCAACGCTCAGCGGGGACCAATCTACATGAATCTGGCCAACCATATCCTGCGAACCGAAGACAGCCTTGAAAGCACATTGCAGGACGCCCTGATCAAGCTCGGCATTCAATGA
- a CDS encoding LPS-assembly protein LptD, translated as MTKPCPSHCCSTDSCSVIGVMARLVIAISLCCLFGLGWSTPLQAQSLFQQDFTVDPDAPWTLEADRVESHQAEQLFEAHGNVIIRQGLNWIRADTVRYFRDTGFALLDGNVRIEWDGDIMVGEQADFDLVNSVGWVTNGEIFLAQEHVYIRGEFLERQCERTFAFRGAHLTTCDGPVPAWSIRSSEGDVTTGGYARMWHPRFQVRNTPVLYSPFMIFPVKTERQSGFLIPEPSYSDRLGVGLNLPYYWAIDEEQDATFYANMMSERGLMVGAEYRHFNNLDAKGVWQADWLHDSETAPTEADEDPQFQGDGLTRANTNRYWIRGKYDGYLGNPLWRTKLDLDLVSDQNYLREFKHGYTGYTRTHDNMVRDFGRGLRNIDSVHRSNAVELSRNWTQAGFRGSLFYTQDLRYWTDNNPSSENPTLQHLPELNLDFYRTRIGSSMFELEARNQAVYFWREKGTTGARMDIIPRLSLPWTTGFGTITPSMGWRQTFYAIERHEQVPGIPDSVDESKDFSERGIPDFRVDAFTSLFSIYNLDTGQELTATVDNLGNASWSRMRHTVQPELTYSYTPSIDQDSNPFFTQDDRIGKQNLLSYSLHNIFNRRLDRVVQRPGTEGQPLTDDMTRIVTTYRDFLRVRLDQSYNFEEAQRDENLDRFERRPFSDVRMDVVFSPGQYVDLINRTWYSPYEHTITEHEHMLRGYYPGVGSAYFGFDFLAEVQDDIRRQNQRKREILRLGGLLHLPRGWHVRTDYKRDLLAREDIEKLFSVGFTHQCYFLDFIFSQTPNEDRFELRISLKGLEDFLGLGL; from the coding sequence ATGACGAAACCTTGTCCCTCTCACTGCTGTTCCACCGATTCCTGCTCCGTCATCGGGGTGATGGCCCGTTTGGTCATTGCGATCTCACTCTGCTGTCTGTTCGGGCTTGGCTGGTCCACGCCGCTTCAGGCCCAGTCCCTGTTCCAGCAGGATTTTACCGTTGATCCGGATGCCCCGTGGACCCTGGAGGCCGACCGGGTGGAATCCCACCAAGCCGAACAACTCTTCGAAGCCCACGGCAATGTCATCATCCGCCAAGGGTTGAACTGGATCCGGGCGGACACCGTCCGTTACTTTCGAGACACCGGTTTCGCCCTTCTCGACGGCAACGTCCGCATTGAATGGGACGGCGACATCATGGTGGGTGAGCAGGCTGACTTCGACCTGGTGAACAGTGTCGGTTGGGTGACCAACGGCGAGATTTTTCTGGCCCAGGAACATGTCTATATCCGTGGTGAGTTTCTGGAACGGCAGTGTGAACGAACCTTCGCCTTTCGCGGTGCGCACCTCACCACCTGTGACGGTCCGGTACCGGCATGGTCCATCAGAAGTAGTGAGGGAGACGTCACCACAGGAGGCTATGCCCGGATGTGGCACCCGCGCTTTCAGGTCCGCAACACTCCCGTCCTCTATTCGCCCTTCATGATTTTTCCGGTCAAGACCGAGCGCCAAAGCGGATTCCTGATTCCCGAGCCCTCCTACAGCGACCGTCTCGGAGTCGGCTTGAACCTCCCCTACTATTGGGCCATTGACGAAGAACAGGACGCCACCTTCTATGCCAACATGATGAGCGAGCGTGGCCTGATGGTCGGAGCGGAATATCGCCATTTCAACAACCTGGACGCCAAGGGGGTCTGGCAGGCCGACTGGTTGCATGACTCCGAGACAGCTCCCACGGAGGCCGATGAGGATCCTCAGTTCCAAGGCGACGGACTGACCCGAGCCAATACGAACCGCTACTGGATTCGCGGTAAATACGACGGCTACCTGGGCAACCCGTTATGGCGCACCAAACTGGATCTGGATCTGGTCTCCGACCAGAACTACCTGCGGGAGTTCAAGCACGGCTACACCGGATATACCCGAACCCATGACAATATGGTCCGCGACTTTGGTCGCGGACTGCGCAACATCGACTCCGTGCACCGCAGCAATGCCGTGGAACTCAGCCGCAACTGGACGCAGGCCGGGTTTCGCGGCTCCCTGTTCTATACCCAGGACCTCCGCTACTGGACCGACAACAATCCCAGCTCGGAAAACCCAACGCTGCAACATCTGCCGGAACTCAACCTGGACTTTTACCGCACCCGGATCGGCTCATCCATGTTCGAACTGGAAGCCCGCAACCAGGCCGTCTACTTCTGGCGGGAAAAAGGCACCACCGGGGCCCGGATGGACATCATCCCCCGATTGAGTCTGCCATGGACCACCGGATTCGGCACCATAACTCCCAGCATGGGCTGGCGGCAAACCTTCTATGCCATCGAAAGACATGAGCAGGTTCCCGGAATTCCCGACAGCGTCGACGAATCCAAGGATTTCAGTGAGCGGGGCATCCCCGATTTTCGCGTGGATGCCTTCACCTCGCTGTTCAGCATCTATAACCTCGATACCGGACAGGAACTCACTGCCACAGTGGACAACCTCGGCAATGCCTCCTGGTCCAGAATGCGGCATACCGTGCAACCTGAATTGACCTATTCCTATACACCCAGCATAGACCAGGACTCCAACCCTTTTTTTACCCAAGATGATCGCATCGGCAAACAGAATCTGCTTTCCTACAGCTTGCACAACATCTTCAACCGGCGCTTGGATCGCGTGGTTCAGCGGCCTGGTACCGAGGGCCAACCGCTGACCGATGACATGACCCGAATTGTCACCACATACCGCGATTTCCTGCGGGTTCGTCTGGACCAGTCCTACAACTTTGAAGAAGCCCAGCGTGATGAGAACCTGGATCGTTTTGAACGTCGGCCCTTTTCAGACGTCCGCATGGACGTGGTCTTCTCACCGGGACAATACGTCGATTTGATCAACCGCACCTGGTACTCCCCGTATGAGCACACAATTACCGAACATGAACATATGCTTCGGGGATACTACCCCGGCGTCGGCTCAGCCTATTTCGGCTTCGATTTTCTGGCTGAAGTCCAAGACGATATCCGCCGCCAGAATCAACGCAAACGGGAAATTTTGCGCCTCGGCGGCCTCCTGCATCTCCCCCGAGGATGGCATGTGCGCACGGATTACAAGCGGGATCTGCTGGCCAGGGAGGACATCGAAAAACTCTTCAGTGTCGGCTTCACGCACCAATGCTATTTTCTGGATTTCATTTTCTCCCAGACCCCAAACG
- the purM gene encoding phosphoribosylformylglycinamidine cyclo-ligase, with amino-acid sequence MMPHRSQAYSRAGVDIQTGNRLVQRIKKAIASTHTKGVISDIGGFGGLFKPDMNQFNEPVLVAATDGVGTKLKLAFAFQRHDTVGIDLVAMNVNDILVQGAKPLFFLDYLATGKLDLEQAEQVVAGIAAGCKEAGCALLGGETAEMPDFYAPGEYDLAGFCVGIVEDSKIIDGSGCCAGDQLIGLASSGFHANGYSLVRQILSASGLQGQDTFPGTQLTVADTLLSPTRIYVKPVLNLLRDLPIKGMVHITGGGFYDNIPRVIPRQLWASIQFGSWPVPQEFLWVKQAGGLSWEEMHQVFNVGIGFLLVVDQRHSEEVISRLRAQNQEAWLIGELHEQKDKQEEQVRILF; translated from the coding sequence ATGATGCCTCATCGCTCTCAGGCCTACTCCCGGGCCGGCGTTGACATCCAGACAGGCAACCGGCTTGTCCAACGGATCAAAAAGGCCATCGCATCCACCCACACCAAGGGTGTCATCTCCGATATCGGCGGCTTTGGCGGCCTGTTCAAACCGGACATGAACCAGTTCAATGAGCCCGTGCTGGTCGCGGCCACGGACGGCGTGGGCACCAAGCTGAAATTGGCCTTTGCCTTTCAGCGCCACGACACTGTTGGTATCGACCTCGTGGCCATGAATGTCAACGACATTCTTGTCCAGGGTGCTAAGCCACTTTTTTTTCTTGACTATCTTGCTACGGGCAAGCTGGACCTGGAACAAGCCGAACAGGTCGTGGCGGGTATCGCGGCTGGATGCAAGGAAGCCGGTTGCGCCCTCCTGGGAGGAGAAACCGCGGAAATGCCGGATTTCTATGCCCCAGGCGAGTATGACCTGGCCGGTTTTTGCGTGGGCATTGTCGAGGATTCCAAAATTATCGACGGATCCGGCTGCTGCGCCGGGGATCAACTCATCGGACTGGCCTCCTCGGGGTTCCATGCCAACGGCTATTCCCTGGTACGCCAAATCCTGAGTGCTTCCGGCCTGCAAGGCCAGGACACCTTTCCCGGAACCCAGCTCACCGTGGCCGACACCCTGCTGAGTCCCACGCGAATCTATGTCAAGCCGGTGCTCAATCTGCTGCGCGACTTGCCCATCAAAGGCATGGTCCACATCACCGGAGGAGGCTTTTACGACAACATCCCCCGGGTCATTCCCCGCCAGCTGTGGGCCTCGATCCAATTCGGCTCCTGGCCGGTCCCGCAGGAATTCCTTTGGGTCAAGCAAGCAGGTGGTCTCTCGTGGGAAGAGATGCATCAGGTTTTCAACGTCGGTATCGGCTTCCTGCTCGTGGTGGACCAGCGGCACAGCGAGGAGGTCATTTCCCGACTCAGGGCCCAGAACCAAGAGGCGTGGCTCATCGGCGAGCTCCACGAACAAAAGGATAAGCAGGAGGAACAGGTGCGTATCTTGTTTTGA